In the genome of Pseudomonas sp. P5_109, one region contains:
- a CDS encoding lysylphosphatidylglycerol synthase domain-containing protein → MNRAETHAPAHAKSPGKSHWGRWKRPLTMLFFLMLIVLFATLAQRLEWNEVFDNLADFKVRTLIIASGLTLVSFLVYACFDLIGRTYIRQNLTWKQILPVGIISYAFNLNLSAWVGGIAMRYRLYSRLGVSKSNIAKILGLSLATNWFGYMVIAGAVFSSGLVRMPPGWKLSSSALQGVGILLLLLSAGYLAACRFAKRREWAIRGIEIDLPSLRMAVLQLALGALNWALMAAVIFTLLPGKLDYPLVLGVLLISAIAGVITHIPAGLGVLEAVFVALLQHEVSRGSLVAGLLAYRAIYFILPLLIALVMYLLVEAKAKSLRISRKPK, encoded by the coding sequence ATGAACCGCGCTGAGACCCACGCGCCAGCCCATGCAAAGAGCCCGGGCAAGTCCCATTGGGGTCGCTGGAAACGACCGCTGACGATGCTGTTTTTCCTGATGCTGATCGTGCTGTTCGCGACGCTCGCCCAGCGCCTCGAATGGAACGAAGTGTTCGATAACCTGGCCGATTTCAAGGTGCGCACGCTGATCATTGCGTCGGGGCTGACCCTGGTGAGCTTTCTGGTGTACGCCTGCTTCGACCTGATCGGCCGCACCTACATCCGCCAGAACCTGACATGGAAGCAGATCCTGCCCGTGGGGATCATCAGCTATGCCTTCAACCTCAACCTGAGCGCCTGGGTCGGCGGTATCGCCATGCGTTACCGGCTGTATTCGCGGCTCGGGGTCAGCAAGAGCAACATCGCGAAAATCCTCGGCCTGAGCCTGGCGACCAACTGGTTCGGCTACATGGTGATTGCCGGCGCCGTGTTCAGCAGCGGGCTGGTGCGCATGCCGCCGGGCTGGAAGCTCAGCAGTAGCGCGCTGCAAGGCGTAGGGATTTTGTTGCTACTGCTGAGCGCCGGGTACCTGGCGGCGTGCCGGTTTGCCAAACGTCGGGAGTGGGCGATTCGCGGTATCGAAATTGACCTGCCATCGCTGCGCATGGCGGTGCTGCAACTGGCCCTCGGGGCCCTGAACTGGGCGCTGATGGCGGCGGTGATTTTCACTTTGCTGCCGGGCAAACTGGATTATCCATTGGTGCTGGGCGTGCTGTTGATCAGCGCCATCGCCGGGGTCATCACCCACATCCCGGCCGGGCTCGGCGTGCTCGAGGCGGTGTTCGTGGCGCTGCTGCAACATGAGGTTTCGCGAGGCAGCCTGGTGGCGGGACTGCTGGCCTATCGAGCGATTTACTTCATTCTGCCGCTGTTGATTGCCCTGGTGATGTATTTGCTGGTGGAGGCCAAGGCCAAGTCGTTGCGGATTTCCAGGAAACCCAAGTGA
- a CDS encoding alpha/beta hydrolase family protein has translation MTARSESIQIDIDNEQMSGTFLSPKSKVPGVLFVHGWGGSQERDLERAKGIAGLGCVCLTFDLRGHTGGTGIPLSRVTREDNLRDLLAAYDRLLAHPALDTSAIAVVGTSYGGYLASILTSLRPVRWLALRVPALYRDEQWHAPKRDLDKLDLRDYRSTLVRADSNRALHACSQFTGDVLLVQSETDDYVPHATIMSYRAACQQTHSLTHRIIDGADHALSEPVSQQAYTSILVDWITEMVVGERLSIIQSS, from the coding sequence ATGACGGCTAGAAGCGAATCCATTCAGATCGACATCGACAACGAACAGATGAGCGGGACTTTTCTGAGCCCCAAATCGAAAGTCCCCGGCGTGCTCTTCGTGCACGGTTGGGGCGGCAGTCAGGAGCGGGACCTGGAGCGCGCCAAAGGCATCGCCGGGTTGGGCTGCGTGTGTCTGACTTTCGACCTGCGCGGGCACACCGGCGGCACCGGCATTCCATTGTCCCGGGTGACCCGCGAAGACAACTTGCGCGACCTGCTGGCAGCCTATGATCGCCTGCTCGCGCACCCGGCCCTCGATACCTCGGCGATTGCCGTGGTCGGCACCAGTTACGGGGGGTATCTGGCCTCGATCCTGACCTCGCTCAGACCCGTGCGCTGGCTGGCGCTACGGGTGCCGGCGCTGTATCGCGACGAGCAATGGCACGCGCCGAAACGCGATCTGGACAAGTTGGATCTGCGTGACTATCGAAGCACCCTGGTGCGTGCCGACAGTAACCGCGCCTTGCATGCCTGTTCGCAATTCACCGGGGATGTCCTGCTGGTGCAGTCCGAGACTGACGATTACGTGCCCCATGCGACGATCATGAGCTACCGCGCGGCGTGCCAGCAGACTCATTCACTGACTCACCGCATCATCGACGGCGCCGACCATGCCTTGAGTGAGCCGGTTTCCCAACAGGCCTACACCTCGATCCTCGTCGACTGGATTACCGAGATGGTGGTAGGGGAGCGGTTGAGCATTATTCAATCGTCCTGA
- a CDS encoding DUF3182 family protein, whose product MTPTNRKKLVVAHSVLANAPLHEVETNRALARWLAQILGLKYGGSYDPQLHDGRDLYLLPTQTLVGAAAARQLGVKGPEDLWGGYVDHDFICTKAISHGLLNRHAHAPPGWAPLFSERVRSVVLDGLSVFSLKDARPAAEHLLYTGPIRLKPIHACAGRGQEVIKSLDGFDEVLARPEAGTTFTEGVVLEQDLDQVITHSVGQSFIGGKILSYCGDQYLTEDAQGEAVYGGSNLLVVPGDYDELLKLDLPEDVRLAIHQAQVFDKAADEAYPGFYASRRNYDIAQGVDSDGQARSGVLEQSWRMGGASSAEVAALQSFVNDRGMRAIRVSSVETYNDQPLPADAIEVYRGPAQTSDFLLKYVTVKSYDG is encoded by the coding sequence ATGACCCCAACAAACCGCAAGAAACTGGTGGTCGCCCATTCGGTGCTCGCCAACGCGCCGCTGCATGAAGTCGAAACCAACCGTGCGCTGGCCCGCTGGCTGGCGCAGATATTGGGGCTCAAGTACGGCGGCAGCTACGATCCGCAGTTGCACGACGGACGGGATCTCTACCTGTTGCCGACCCAGACACTTGTGGGCGCTGCGGCTGCCCGGCAACTGGGGGTCAAGGGACCGGAAGATTTGTGGGGTGGTTATGTCGACCACGACTTCATCTGCACCAAGGCCATCAGTCACGGATTGCTCAACCGCCATGCCCATGCGCCGCCAGGCTGGGCTCCATTGTTTTCCGAGCGGGTGCGCAGCGTGGTGCTCGACGGTCTCAGCGTCTTCTCCCTGAAGGACGCGCGTCCGGCGGCGGAGCATCTGTTGTACACCGGGCCGATCCGCCTGAAGCCGATTCATGCCTGTGCCGGACGCGGTCAGGAAGTGATCAAAAGCCTCGACGGGTTCGATGAAGTGCTCGCCAGGCCAGAGGCCGGGACTACGTTCACCGAAGGCGTGGTGCTCGAACAGGATCTGGACCAGGTGATCACCCACAGCGTCGGCCAGAGTTTTATTGGCGGCAAGATCCTCAGTTACTGCGGTGATCAATACCTTACCGAAGACGCGCAGGGCGAGGCTGTGTATGGCGGGTCCAACCTGCTGGTGGTGCCGGGCGACTACGACGAATTGCTGAAACTGGATCTGCCGGAAGATGTGCGCCTGGCGATTCATCAGGCGCAGGTGTTCGACAAGGCGGCGGATGAAGCCTATCCCGGCTTTTATGCCTCGCGGCGCAACTACGACATCGCCCAAGGTGTTGACAGTGACGGGCAGGCGCGCAGCGGTGTGCTCGAACAGTCCTGGCGCATGGGTGGTGCCAGCAGTGCCGAAGTGGCGGCGTTGCAGAGTTTCGTCAACGATCGGGGGATGCGCGCGATCCGGGTGTCTTCGGTGGAAACCTACAACGATCAGCCGCTGCCTGCAGACGCCATCGAGGTGTACCGCGGGCCGGCGCAGACCAGTGACTTTCTGCTCAAGTACGTAACGGTCAAATCCTATGACGGCTAG
- a CDS encoding GlxA family transcriptional regulator, producing the protein MDAERAIAELGVLIYPGAQMAAVHGLTDLFGVANRIAAEHQSAQLPLLRVSHWQVEGDQLPARVFDSHPGPERALVAVLIPPSIAGFTEGQAPQGLIRWLREQHAGGATLGGVCVGSILLAESGLLDGRSATTHWTSAKAFAERYPSIRLKADTPIVDDGDLITTAGLMAWSELGLRLVNRLLGPSIATSTARFLVVEHSDSASECGSNFAPILSHGDAAILKVQHWLQSTGATDVSLAAMAEKAGMEERTFLRRFRAATGLKPTEYCQHLRVGKAREMLEFTNGTIDHIAWTVGYQDPGAFRATFKKITGLAPSVYRTRFGVTPGAATW; encoded by the coding sequence ATGGATGCAGAAAGGGCAATCGCTGAGCTGGGCGTGCTGATCTATCCCGGCGCGCAGATGGCGGCGGTGCATGGCTTGACGGATTTGTTCGGGGTGGCCAACCGGATTGCCGCCGAACATCAGTCTGCGCAGTTGCCGCTGTTGCGGGTCAGCCATTGGCAGGTCGAAGGCGATCAGTTGCCGGCGCGGGTCTTCGACAGCCATCCCGGTCCGGAGCGCGCCCTGGTGGCCGTGTTGATTCCCCCGTCGATTGCCGGATTTACCGAGGGCCAGGCGCCACAGGGATTGATCCGCTGGTTACGCGAGCAACATGCCGGCGGCGCGACACTGGGCGGGGTTTGCGTGGGGTCTATCCTGTTGGCGGAAAGCGGTCTGCTCGATGGCCGCAGTGCCACCACCCACTGGACCTCGGCCAAAGCCTTTGCCGAGCGTTACCCGTCAATCAGGCTCAAGGCCGATACGCCAATTGTCGATGACGGCGACCTGATCACCACTGCCGGGTTGATGGCCTGGTCCGAGCTGGGGCTGCGCCTGGTCAACCGTCTGCTGGGGCCGAGCATTGCCACCAGCACCGCGCGGTTTCTGGTGGTGGAGCACAGCGACAGCGCCAGTGAGTGCGGCAGTAATTTTGCACCGATCCTCAGCCATGGTGATGCGGCGATCCTCAAGGTGCAGCACTGGCTGCAAAGCACCGGGGCGACGGATGTATCACTGGCGGCGATGGCCGAAAAGGCAGGCATGGAAGAACGTACCTTCCTGCGCCGATTCCGTGCGGCCACCGGCCTCAAACCCACCGAATACTGCCAGCATCTGCGAGTCGGCAAGGCCCGGGAAATGCTCGAATTCACCAACGGCACCATTGACCACATCGCCTGGACCGTGGGTTATCAGGACCCCGGGGCGTTTCGCGCGACCTTCAAGAAAATCACCGGGCTGGCGCCGAGTGTTTATCGGACGCGGTTCGGGGTGACGCCGGGGGCCGCGACGTGGTAG
- a CDS encoding cysteine hydrolase family protein: MAKQALIVVDIQNDYFPQGKWPLVGADAAADNAVRLIKAFRDAGDSVVHIRHEFTSEEAPFFTPNSEGAKLHPKVLNRADEPVVLKHFVNSFRETELKSILDEQGIKELVVVGSMSHMCVDGITRAAADFGYKVTVIHDACATRDLEFNGVNVPAAQVHAAFMAALAFAYASVVSANDFLAA; encoded by the coding sequence ATGGCCAAGCAAGCGCTCATCGTAGTCGATATCCAGAACGACTACTTCCCACAAGGCAAGTGGCCGCTGGTCGGCGCCGACGCCGCTGCGGACAACGCCGTTCGCCTGATCAAGGCCTTCCGCGATGCCGGTGATTCGGTGGTGCACATCCGCCACGAATTCACGTCCGAAGAGGCGCCGTTTTTCACCCCGAACTCCGAAGGCGCCAAGCTGCACCCCAAAGTGCTCAACCGCGCCGACGAACCGGTGGTGCTCAAGCACTTCGTCAACTCGTTCCGCGAAACCGAGCTGAAATCGATCCTCGACGAACAAGGCATCAAGGAACTGGTGGTCGTGGGCAGCATGAGCCACATGTGCGTCGACGGCATCACCCGTGCGGCGGCGGACTTTGGCTACAAGGTGACCGTGATCCACGACGCCTGCGCCACCCGTGACCTGGAATTCAATGGCGTGAATGTACCGGCGGCCCAGGTTCATGCGGCGTTCATGGCAGCCCTGGCGTTTGCGTATGCCAGCGTGGTGTCGGCCAACGATTTCCTCGCGGCCTGA
- a CDS encoding single-stranded DNA-binding protein: MARGVNKVILVGTCGQDPEVRYLPNGNAVTNLSLATSEQWTDKQTGQKVEKTEWHRVSMFGKVAEIAGEYLRKGSQVYIEGKLQTREWEKDGIKRYTTEIVVDMQGTMQLLGGRPQGDQQGQGGGNNYQQSAPRQQAPRPQQSAPQQSRPAPQQAAPQPAPDFDSFDDDIPF, encoded by the coding sequence ATGGCCCGTGGGGTTAACAAAGTCATATTGGTCGGCACTTGCGGCCAGGATCCCGAAGTTCGCTACTTGCCTAACGGTAATGCCGTGACCAACCTGAGTCTGGCAACCAGCGAACAGTGGACCGACAAGCAAACTGGTCAGAAAGTCGAAAAGACCGAATGGCACCGTGTGTCGATGTTCGGCAAGGTTGCGGAAATCGCCGGCGAATACCTGCGTAAAGGTTCGCAGGTGTACATCGAAGGCAAGCTGCAGACCCGTGAGTGGGAAAAAGACGGTATCAAGCGTTACACCACCGAAATCGTGGTCGACATGCAAGGCACCATGCAACTGCTGGGCGGTCGTCCACAGGGCGACCAGCAGGGCCAGGGCGGCGGTAACAACTACCAGCAATCCGCTCCGCGCCAGCAGGCTCCGCGTCCACAGCAGTCGGCGCCGCAGCAGTCGCGTCCGGCTCCACAGCAGGCCGCTCCTCAACCAGCTCCGGATTTCGACAGCTTTGATGACGATATTCCGTTCTAA